One window of Nocardioides dongkuii genomic DNA carries:
- a CDS encoding TetR/AcrR family transcriptional regulator yields MPRRERRAQLLESALEVFVAQGYHAAAMDDIAERAGVSKPVLYQHFPGKLDLYLALLDVSCDTIIDNCRRALESTQDNKQRVAATIDVFFEYVAQDTGAFRLVFESDLTNEPAVRGHVDRVTSECAALIAEVIHDDTGLPDPASRLLAVSLVGMAQVSARFWLTEAGGITRSDAAALVAGLAWRGIRGYPKADEH; encoded by the coding sequence ATGCCGCGTCGCGAGCGGCGCGCGCAGCTCCTGGAGTCGGCCCTCGAGGTCTTCGTCGCACAGGGCTACCACGCGGCGGCGATGGACGACATCGCCGAGCGGGCCGGGGTCTCCAAGCCGGTGCTCTACCAGCACTTCCCGGGCAAGCTCGACCTCTACCTCGCGCTGCTCGACGTCTCCTGCGACACGATCATCGACAACTGCCGCCGGGCGCTGGAGTCGACGCAGGACAACAAGCAGCGGGTCGCCGCGACCATCGACGTGTTCTTCGAGTACGTCGCGCAGGACACCGGCGCGTTCCGGCTGGTCTTCGAGTCCGACCTCACCAACGAGCCCGCCGTCCGCGGGCACGTCGACCGGGTCACCAGCGAGTGCGCCGCGCTGATCGCCGAGGTCATCCACGACGACACCGGCCTGCCCGACCCGGCCTCGCGGCTGCTCGCGGTCTCGCTGGTGGGAATGGCCCAGGTCTCCGCGCGGTTCTGGCTCACCGAGGCCGGGGGCATCACCCGCTCCGACGCGGCCGCCCTGGTCGCCGGGCTCGCCTGGCGCGGCATCCGGGGCTACCCCAAGGCCGACGAGCACTGA
- a CDS encoding DUF3107 domain-containing protein: MEVKIGVQHTPRELVVDTSDSAEDVEKTLSDAVTSGGVFTLTDAKGRKVIVPAAKIAYVEVGGGVAGQVGFRS, translated from the coding sequence GTGGAGGTCAAGATCGGCGTGCAGCACACCCCGCGCGAGCTGGTGGTCGACACCAGCGACTCGGCGGAGGACGTCGAGAAGACGCTGTCCGACGCGGTCACGTCGGGCGGCGTGTTCACGCTGACCGACGCCAAGGGCCGCAAGGTCATCGTCCCCGCGGCCAAGATCGCCTACGTCGAGGTCGGCGGTGGCGTCGCGGGCCAGGTCGGCTTCCGCAGCTGA
- a CDS encoding ferritin-like fold-containing protein: protein MAPSTIDQPAGPGPDDTPLVFDDPVYREAVVDLLGVIAYGEISAFERLAEDAKLAPTLEDKVAIASMAAAELGRVGPIRRRLEELGADPFAAMAPFRQPIELFHEHTAPSDWYEGLVKAYVGDGLADDFYREIAAYLDTATRDLVVASLEDTGHAAFAIDRVRAAIAADPRLGGRLALWGRRLMGEALIQAQRVAAERDSLSALLAGSVDRPGLDLAAIGRMFARITERHTERMAELGLAS, encoded by the coding sequence GTGGCGCCATCGACGATCGACCAGCCGGCGGGACCGGGTCCCGACGACACGCCGCTGGTCTTCGACGACCCGGTCTACCGCGAGGCGGTCGTCGACCTGCTCGGCGTGATCGCGTACGGCGAGATCTCCGCCTTCGAGCGGCTCGCGGAGGACGCCAAGCTCGCGCCCACGCTCGAGGACAAGGTGGCGATCGCGTCGATGGCCGCCGCCGAGCTGGGCCGGGTCGGGCCGATCCGCCGGCGCCTCGAGGAGCTCGGCGCCGACCCGTTCGCGGCGATGGCGCCGTTCCGGCAGCCGATCGAGCTCTTCCACGAGCACACGGCGCCCTCGGACTGGTACGAGGGCCTGGTCAAGGCGTACGTCGGGGACGGGCTCGCCGATGACTTCTACCGCGAGATCGCGGCGTACCTCGACACCGCGACGCGCGACCTGGTGGTCGCCTCGCTCGAGGACACCGGGCACGCGGCGTTCGCGATCGACCGGGTCCGCGCGGCGATCGCCGCCGACCCCCGGCTCGGCGGCCGGCTGGCCCTGTGGGGGCGCCGGCTGATGGGGGAGGCGCTCATCCAGGCCCAGCGGGTCGCTGCGGAGCGCGACTCGCTCTCGGCGCTGCTCGCCGGCAGCGTGGACCGGCCCGGGCTCGACCTGGCGGCGATCGGCCGGATGTTCGCGCGGATCACCGAGCGGCACACCGAGCGGATGGCCGAGCTCGGCCTCGCCAGCTGA
- a CDS encoding DEAD/DEAH box helicase encodes MLPEICDALDRAGITTPFAIQEMTLSVALMGTDLIGQARTGTGKTLAFGIPVMQRSVAPSDPAYADLPQGKPQALIVAPTRELALQVSSDLSIASKDMGLRVLTVYGGVGYDTQLDALESGVDIVVGTPGRLIDLANRRALDLSHVHALVLDEADEMLDLGFLPDVERILRMTPETRQTMLFSATMPSAIVSLARIHMRHPMNIRAESSYDTSMVPATAQFIYQAHDLDKPEIIGRILQAEDAEKIIVFTRTKRQSQRIADDLAERGFSASPLHGDMAQVAREKALAKFREDKIRVLVATDVAARGIDVRGVSHVINYTCPEDDKAYVHRIGRTGRAGASGIAITFVDWADLHRWKMINKTLDLPFDEPVETYSTSEHLFHEQGIPPGTKGRIVDPAPVERKPREDRGGDRGGRGGSGGGRGERSGDRPARNRSRSRTRSGDDVEAAPAASTASTAPAADAPPAADGERPAGATRNRRRRRRSSGGGGEQSGTPATA; translated from the coding sequence GTGCTCCCCGAGATTTGCGACGCGCTCGACCGCGCCGGCATCACGACCCCCTTCGCCATCCAGGAGATGACCCTCTCCGTCGCGCTGATGGGCACCGACCTGATCGGCCAGGCCCGCACCGGCACCGGCAAGACCCTCGCGTTCGGCATCCCGGTGATGCAGCGCAGCGTCGCGCCGTCCGACCCGGCGTACGCCGACCTGCCGCAGGGCAAGCCGCAGGCGCTCATCGTCGCGCCGACCCGCGAGCTCGCGCTCCAGGTCTCCAGCGACCTCTCCATCGCCAGCAAGGACATGGGCCTCCGCGTCCTCACCGTCTACGGCGGCGTCGGCTACGACACCCAGCTCGACGCCCTCGAGTCCGGCGTCGACATCGTCGTCGGCACCCCCGGCCGGCTGATCGACCTGGCCAACCGGCGCGCGCTCGACCTCTCCCACGTGCACGCGCTGGTGCTCGACGAGGCCGACGAGATGCTCGATCTCGGCTTCCTGCCCGACGTGGAGCGGATCCTGCGGATGACGCCCGAGACGCGGCAGACGATGCTGTTCTCGGCCACGATGCCCTCCGCGATCGTCTCGCTGGCCCGCATCCACATGCGGCACCCGATGAACATCCGCGCCGAGTCGTCGTACGACACCTCGATGGTGCCGGCGACCGCGCAGTTCATCTACCAGGCCCACGACCTCGACAAGCCCGAGATCATCGGCCGGATCCTGCAGGCCGAGGACGCGGAGAAGATCATCGTCTTCACGCGCACCAAGCGGCAGTCGCAGCGGATCGCCGACGACCTGGCCGAGCGCGGCTTCAGCGCCAGCCCGCTGCACGGCGACATGGCCCAGGTGGCCCGTGAGAAGGCGCTGGCGAAGTTCCGCGAGGACAAGATCCGGGTGCTCGTCGCGACCGACGTCGCCGCCCGCGGCATCGACGTCCGCGGCGTCTCCCACGTCATCAACTACACCTGCCCCGAGGACGACAAGGCCTACGTCCACCGGATCGGCCGCACCGGCCGCGCCGGCGCCTCGGGCATCGCGATCACCTTCGTCGACTGGGCGGACCTGCACCGCTGGAAGATGATCAACAAGACCCTCGACCTGCCCTTCGACGAGCCGGTCGAGACCTACTCCACCTCCGAGCACCTCTTCCACGAGCAGGGCATCCCGCCGGGCACCAAGGGCCGCATCGTCGACCCCGCGCCGGTGGAGCGGAAGCCCCGCGAGGACCGTGGCGGCGACCGTGGTGGCCGTGGCGGCAGCGGCGGCGGCCGGGGCGAGCGCTCCGGCGACCGTCCCGCGCGCAACCGCAGCCGCAGCCGCACCCGCTCCGGGGACGACGTCGAGGCCGCGCCCGCGGCGTCCACGGCATCCACGGCGCCCGCCGCCGATGCTCCTCCCGCCGCGGACGGCGAGCGCCCCGCCGGCGCGACCCGCAACCGCCGGCGCCGGCGCCGCTCCTCCGGCGGCGGTGGCGAGCAGTCCGGGACCCCGGCCACGGCCTGA
- a CDS encoding L,D-transpeptidase, producing the protein MSRHRATRTRPRYGRISVLGVSLAVTAIAVLGGTGVLPADDAGSAAADVGGAVASPQPTREPTPEAPETPDAEIPEQGGVTLSRSTPPESAKAAKAAEVALPPESGAGRRVVFSESRQRVWLVEPGDWVRRTYEVSGSIYENLEPGTFEVYSRSEDAVGIEDSGTMKYFVRFTRGPSGAAIGFHDIPVDDGERVQTFAELGTPRSHGCIRQRRSDARLLWEFAPLGTTVVVTA; encoded by the coding sequence GTGAGCAGGCACCGCGCGACGCGGACCCGGCCCCGCTACGGACGGATCTCGGTGCTCGGCGTCTCCCTGGCGGTCACCGCGATCGCGGTGCTCGGCGGCACCGGCGTGCTGCCCGCCGACGACGCCGGCTCGGCCGCCGCCGACGTCGGGGGAGCGGTGGCCTCCCCGCAGCCGACGCGCGAGCCGACGCCGGAGGCCCCGGAGACCCCGGACGCCGAGATCCCCGAGCAGGGCGGCGTCACCCTCTCGCGCAGCACGCCGCCCGAGTCGGCGAAGGCGGCGAAGGCGGCCGAGGTGGCGCTGCCCCCGGAGTCGGGCGCGGGCCGGCGAGTGGTCTTCAGCGAGTCGCGGCAACGCGTCTGGCTGGTCGAGCCGGGCGACTGGGTCCGCCGTACCTATGAGGTCTCGGGGAGCATCTACGAGAACCTCGAGCCCGGCACGTTCGAGGTCTACTCCCGCTCCGAGGACGCCGTCGGCATCGAGGACTCCGGCACGATGAAGTACTTCGTCCGGTTCACCCGGGGTCCCTCCGGTGCCGCCATCGGCTTCCACGACATCCCCGTCGACGACGGCGAGCGGGTGCAGACCTTCGCCGAGCTCGGCACCCCGCGCTCACACGGCTGCATCCGCCAGCGCCGCAGCGACGCCCGGCTGCTGTGGGAGTTCGCGCCGCTGGGCACCACGGTGGTCGTCACCGCGTAG
- a CDS encoding ParA family protein: MTTTLAIANQKGGVAKTTSVASIGAALAELGHSVLLVDLDPQACLTFSLGIDPEDLEVSVHHVLTRGVDAAEVILETEDGVDLLPATIELARAEADLLTRTGREHVIRTVVEDLGDDYDWVLLDCPPSLGVLTVAALTAAQGVLVPLQCETLSHRGVGQLLDTVHDVRRFTNKGLEVWGVLPTLYDGRTNHARTVLETISETYDLEVVEPPIPKTIKFAEAPAAGRSILATSRSSKGAAAYREVAANLVLRAQRPPAPRASTTRSKARSKA; the protein is encoded by the coding sequence ATGACGACGACACTCGCGATCGCCAACCAGAAGGGCGGCGTGGCCAAGACGACCTCGGTCGCCTCGATCGGTGCCGCGCTCGCCGAGCTCGGCCACTCGGTGCTGCTCGTCGACCTCGACCCGCAGGCGTGCCTGACGTTCTCGCTCGGCATCGACCCCGAGGACCTCGAGGTCTCGGTGCACCACGTGCTGACCAGGGGCGTGGACGCCGCCGAGGTGATCCTCGAGACCGAGGACGGCGTCGACCTGCTGCCCGCGACGATCGAGCTCGCCCGCGCCGAGGCCGACCTGCTGACCCGCACCGGCCGCGAGCACGTCATCCGCACCGTCGTCGAGGACCTCGGGGACGACTACGACTGGGTCCTGCTGGACTGCCCGCCGTCGCTGGGCGTGCTCACCGTCGCCGCCCTCACCGCCGCCCAGGGCGTGCTGGTGCCGCTGCAGTGCGAGACGCTGTCCCACCGCGGCGTCGGCCAGCTGCTCGACACCGTGCACGACGTACGCCGGTTCACCAACAAGGGGCTCGAGGTGTGGGGCGTGCTGCCCACGCTGTACGACGGCCGCACCAACCACGCCCGCACGGTCCTGGAGACCATCTCGGAGACCTACGACCTCGAGGTCGTGGAGCCGCCGATCCCGAAGACCATCAAGTTCGCCGAGGCCCCCGCCGCCGGCCGCTCGATCCTGGCGACCAGCCGCAGCAGCAAGGGCGCCGCGGCGTACCGCGAGGTCGCGGCCAACCTGGTGCTCCGCGCGCAGCGCCCCCCGGCGCCGCGCGCGTCGACGACGAGGTCGAAGGCGAGGTCGAAGGCGTGA
- a CDS encoding SDR family NAD(P)-dependent oxidoreductase — translation MSTPPAGTPGTALVTGPTAGIGRSFAEQLARRGHDLVLVARDAARLEEVAAVLRASYGVAVEVLPADLADREALRTVEDRLRDPARPVALLVNNAGFGLKHRFLDNDADAETAMLDVLVTAVLRLSHAALGPMAERGSGGVINVSSVAAFLPRGTYSAAKAWVNSFSEWAAQEYRDRGVTVMALCPGFTRTEFHARMDVAQGSAPDFLWLDADDLVAQALADFDRGRVYSIPGAQYKVITAAARMVPNRVLQRFQSLGRK, via the coding sequence ATGTCCACGCCCCCCGCCGGCACGCCCGGCACCGCCCTCGTGACCGGCCCCACCGCGGGCATCGGCCGCTCCTTCGCCGAGCAGCTCGCCCGCCGCGGCCACGACCTCGTCCTCGTCGCCCGCGACGCCGCCCGCCTCGAGGAGGTGGCGGCCGTCCTGCGCGCGTCGTACGGCGTCGCCGTGGAGGTGCTGCCGGCCGACCTCGCCGACCGCGAGGCGCTCCGGACCGTCGAGGACCGGCTGCGCGACCCGGCCCGGCCCGTCGCGCTGCTGGTCAACAACGCCGGGTTCGGGCTCAAGCACCGGTTCCTCGACAACGACGCCGACGCGGAGACCGCGATGCTCGACGTCCTGGTCACCGCCGTGCTCCGCCTGAGCCACGCCGCCCTCGGCCCGATGGCCGAGCGCGGCAGCGGCGGGGTCATCAACGTCTCCAGCGTCGCGGCGTTCCTCCCCCGCGGCACCTACTCCGCGGCGAAGGCCTGGGTGAACTCCTTCAGCGAGTGGGCGGCGCAGGAGTACCGCGACCGCGGCGTCACCGTGATGGCGCTCTGCCCGGGCTTCACGCGCACCGAGTTCCACGCGCGGATGGACGTCGCGCAGGGCTCGGCGCCCGACTTCCTGTGGCTCGACGCCGACGACCTGGTCGCGCAGGCGCTCGCCGACTTCGACCGCGGCCGGGTCTACTCGATCCCCGGCGCGCAGTACAAGGTGATCACGGCCGCCGCCCGGATGGTGCCCAACCGGGTGCTGCAGCGGTTCCAGTCCCTCGGCCGAAAGTGA
- a CDS encoding PHP domain-containing protein, whose product MRIDLHTHSRASDGTDTPAGLVKAAAAAGIDVLAITDHDTAAGWAEAAAAAEETGVELVRGMEISTRHEGRGVHLLAYLPDPTYPPLVEQLAAVLEGRRARVPMMLQRLRALGVEIDDEDVRLASVGTEATGRPHVADALVARGAVADRTEAFDRYLGAGRPAHVDRYAAPLLTTIRYVAEAGGVSVIAHPWGRSVHRHDEADLARLQEAGLAGIEVDHEDHDAAARAELRAIARNLGLVVTGSSDHHGLGKTGHDLGVNTTAPEEYARLLELAAAASAASGRTTPSVVRP is encoded by the coding sequence GTGCGCATCGACCTCCACACCCACTCCCGGGCGAGCGATGGCACGGACACCCCGGCCGGGCTCGTGAAGGCAGCGGCGGCGGCCGGGATCGACGTGCTCGCCATCACCGACCACGACACCGCCGCCGGGTGGGCCGAGGCGGCCGCCGCGGCCGAGGAGACCGGCGTCGAGCTGGTCCGCGGCATGGAGATCAGCACCCGGCACGAGGGACGGGGCGTGCACCTGCTCGCCTACCTGCCGGACCCGACGTACCCCCCGCTCGTCGAGCAGCTCGCCGCCGTCCTCGAGGGACGTCGGGCGCGGGTGCCGATGATGCTGCAGCGGCTCCGCGCGCTCGGCGTGGAGATCGACGACGAGGACGTCCGGCTGGCCTCCGTCGGCACCGAGGCCACCGGTCGCCCGCACGTCGCCGACGCGCTCGTGGCCCGCGGCGCCGTCGCCGACCGCACCGAGGCGTTCGACCGCTACCTGGGCGCCGGACGCCCCGCGCACGTGGACCGGTACGCCGCCCCGCTGCTCACCACGATCCGGTACGTCGCGGAGGCCGGCGGCGTCAGCGTGATCGCGCACCCCTGGGGGCGCAGCGTCCACCGGCACGACGAGGCCGACCTGGCCCGGCTGCAGGAGGCCGGCCTCGCCGGGATCGAGGTCGACCACGAGGACCACGACGCCGCGGCGCGCGCGGAGCTGCGCGCGATCGCCCGCAACCTCGGGCTGGTCGTCACGGGGTCCAGCGACCACCACGGGCTCGGCAAGACCGGGCACGACCTGGGGGTCAACACCACCGCCCCCGAGGAGTACGCGCGGCTCCTCGAGCTCGCCGCGGCCGCGTCGGCGGCGTCCGGGCGCACCACGCCGTCGGTGGTCCGGCCCTAG
- a CDS encoding DUF6758 family protein codes for MPDDLPEQPSPRGADAGCPRCATPVAPIGEDGTFSCPEHGAVAPLWRPAEAAYDAFAAHLVRAGDFPTYLPWPLSPGWSVTDVAVVGGPGRARATMTCCSGTSELDGPVDVMVVAEEPGTGLGARVAGTGHPDPGPEVGDGPPTVQVRISSQVVRLWPVSTSRGAGEWDRSVVAGEAGGRWLWLVLRPASAILLLRDDWILRDVSGLGPPLVELPFAGPRPPW; via the coding sequence ATGCCCGACGACCTCCCGGAGCAGCCGTCCCCCCGCGGCGCCGACGCCGGCTGCCCGCGGTGCGCCACGCCGGTCGCGCCGATCGGCGAGGACGGCACGTTCTCCTGCCCCGAGCACGGTGCCGTCGCGCCGCTGTGGCGGCCGGCGGAGGCGGCGTACGACGCGTTCGCCGCGCACCTGGTCCGCGCCGGCGACTTCCCGACGTACCTGCCGTGGCCGTTGAGCCCCGGCTGGAGCGTCACCGACGTCGCGGTGGTCGGGGGGCCGGGGCGCGCGCGGGCGACGATGACCTGCTGCTCGGGCACCAGCGAGCTGGACGGGCCGGTCGACGTGATGGTGGTGGCCGAGGAGCCCGGCACCGGCCTGGGGGCGCGGGTGGCCGGCACCGGGCACCCCGACCCGGGCCCCGAGGTGGGGGACGGCCCGCCCACCGTGCAGGTGCGGATCTCCAGCCAGGTCGTGCGCCTGTGGCCGGTCTCCACCAGCCGCGGGGCGGGGGAGTGGGACCGCTCCGTGGTGGCCGGCGAGGCCGGCGGGCGCTGGCTGTGGCTGGTGCTCCGGCCCGCCTCGGCGATCCTGCTGCTGCGCGACGACTGGATCCTGCGCGACGTCTCGGGGCTGGGCCCGCCGCTGGTCGAGCTGCCGTTCGCGGGCCCCCGCCCGCCCTGGTGA
- a CDS encoding histidine phosphatase family protein, giving the protein MGDELYLVRHGQTEWSRDGRHTSVTDLPLLPEGEDVARGLPERLAGVEFAQVLTSPRQRARRTAELAGFPDAEVDEDLVEWAYGEYEGVTTAEIRETVPGWTVWTHDVPGGESAAEVSARLDRVVARARSVDGPTLVFAHGHSLRGLTARWLGLPVTDGRLFRLDTATVSVLGEERESPVVLRWNS; this is encoded by the coding sequence ATGGGCGACGAGCTGTACCTGGTCCGGCACGGACAGACGGAGTGGAGCCGCGACGGCCGGCACACCTCGGTCACCGACCTCCCGCTGCTCCCCGAGGGCGAGGACGTCGCCCGCGGGCTGCCCGAGCGGCTGGCGGGCGTGGAGTTCGCGCAGGTGCTCACCAGCCCGCGGCAGCGCGCCCGGCGTACGGCGGAGCTCGCCGGCTTCCCGGACGCCGAGGTCGACGAGGACCTGGTGGAGTGGGCCTACGGCGAGTACGAGGGCGTGACCACCGCGGAGATCCGCGAGACGGTGCCCGGCTGGACGGTGTGGACCCACGACGTCCCCGGCGGGGAGAGCGCCGCCGAGGTCTCCGCGCGGCTGGACCGGGTGGTCGCGCGCGCCCGGTCGGTCGACGGGCCGACGCTGGTCTTCGCCCACGGCCACTCGCTGCGCGGCCTGACCGCCCGGTGGCTCGGGCTGCCGGTGACCGACGGCCGGCTGTTCCGGCTGGACACCGCGACGGTCTCGGTGCTCGGCGAGGAGCGGGAGAGCCCGGTCGTCCTGCGCTGGAACTCTTGA
- a CDS encoding CASTOR/POLLUX-related putative ion channel: MARTGEQLRRRTAQAVRESAGGGPARRRAGPRSGLGDRLRYWFDNSMSRGTPALIAWLSAATLVLIVVFSLLTMALGLREGDRSTGEGFFAELFQSLLHALDPGTVAGDTGRSWQFIVTMLLLTIGGLFIVSALIGVIAAGIDAKLAELRRGRSIVLESDHTVILGWSDAVFTIVRELTIANESRRRPVVVVLADRDKVEMEDELAAKVPDRRGTRIVCRSGSPMDLDELAVASPSTARSVILLAPDSGDPDAEVIKTLLALNHSAPDPDSGPRIVAEIRDPGNLAAARLVGARRTGLLDIRETVAKLLVQTSRQSGAAAVYTELFDYDGDEVYFVEDHGLAGVTYGEAQLFFEAATVIGLVGEDGAKLNPPADTVVGARTLVVLAEDDSVLTSPVGAATRPDLGALGTGTGTDAHPTAAVLIGWNERAPIVLRELDHYAEPGSTLTVLTAHGTPVLPALEHLAVTVVQASTTDRTVLEQHVVDGLDQVLVLCYSDDLDVQAADARTLVTLLHVRDILSRFAEQPPVVSEMLDDRNRVLAQVADIDDVVVSGEITSLLVTQLSEDQRLEAVFGELLGSEGSEIYLRPAEWYVVPGREVSWATVVAGAVRRGETAIGLKSAALGEDGAEFGVVLNPPKSETVVVGPGDRVVVLGEV, encoded by the coding sequence ATGGCACGCACGGGGGAGCAGCTGCGCAGGAGGACCGCGCAGGCGGTCCGGGAGAGCGCGGGCGGGGGACCGGCCCGGCGGCGCGCGGGGCCGCGCTCCGGACTCGGCGACCGGCTGCGCTACTGGTTCGACAACAGCATGTCCCGCGGCACCCCCGCGCTCATCGCCTGGCTGAGCGCCGCCACCCTGGTGCTGATCGTGGTGTTCTCGCTGCTGACCATGGCGCTCGGGCTGCGGGAGGGCGACCGCTCCACCGGCGAGGGCTTCTTCGCCGAGCTGTTCCAGAGCCTGCTGCACGCCCTGGACCCCGGAACCGTGGCCGGCGACACCGGACGGTCGTGGCAGTTCATCGTGACGATGCTGCTGCTGACCATCGGCGGGCTGTTCATCGTCAGCGCCCTCATCGGCGTCATCGCCGCGGGCATCGACGCCAAGCTCGCCGAGCTGCGCCGCGGCCGGTCCATCGTCCTGGAGTCCGACCACACCGTGATCCTCGGCTGGTCGGACGCGGTGTTCACGATCGTCCGCGAGCTCACGATCGCCAACGAGAGCCGTCGCCGGCCGGTCGTGGTGGTGCTGGCCGACCGCGACAAGGTCGAGATGGAGGACGAGCTCGCGGCCAAGGTGCCCGACCGCCGCGGCACCCGGATCGTGTGCCGCTCCGGCTCCCCGATGGACCTCGACGAGCTGGCCGTCGCCTCGCCGTCGACCGCCCGCTCGGTGATCCTGCTCGCCCCGGACTCCGGGGACCCCGACGCCGAGGTCATCAAGACGCTCCTCGCGCTGAACCACAGCGCGCCCGACCCGGACTCGGGGCCCCGGATCGTGGCCGAGATCCGCGACCCCGGCAACCTCGCGGCCGCCCGCCTCGTCGGCGCGCGACGTACCGGTCTGCTCGACATCCGCGAGACCGTCGCCAAGCTCCTGGTGCAGACCTCGCGGCAGTCCGGCGCGGCCGCGGTCTACACCGAGCTGTTCGACTACGACGGCGACGAGGTCTACTTCGTCGAGGACCACGGCCTCGCCGGGGTGACGTACGGCGAGGCGCAGCTGTTCTTCGAGGCCGCGACCGTCATCGGCCTGGTCGGCGAGGACGGCGCCAAGCTCAACCCGCCGGCCGACACCGTCGTCGGGGCGCGGACCCTGGTCGTCCTCGCCGAGGACGACAGCGTGCTCACCTCGCCCGTGGGCGCGGCCACCCGGCCGGACCTGGGCGCGCTCGGCACCGGGACCGGCACCGACGCCCACCCCACCGCGGCGGTGCTGATCGGCTGGAACGAGCGCGCGCCGATCGTGCTGCGCGAGCTCGACCACTACGCCGAGCCGGGCTCGACGCTCACGGTGCTCACCGCCCACGGCACCCCGGTGCTCCCCGCGCTGGAGCACCTCGCGGTCACCGTCGTCCAGGCGTCGACCACCGACCGGACCGTCCTGGAGCAGCACGTCGTCGACGGCCTCGACCAGGTGCTGGTGCTCTGCTACTCCGACGACCTCGACGTCCAGGCCGCCGACGCCCGCACCCTGGTGACCCTGCTCCACGTCCGCGACATCCTGTCCCGCTTCGCGGAGCAGCCGCCCGTGGTGAGCGAGATGCTCGACGACCGCAACCGGGTCCTCGCGCAGGTCGCCGACATCGACGACGTCGTCGTCAGCGGCGAGATCACCAGCCTGCTGGTCACCCAGCTCTCCGAGGACCAGCGCCTCGAGGCGGTCTTCGGCGAGCTGCTCGGCTCCGAGGGCAGCGAGATCTACCTGCGGCCGGCAGAGTGGTACGTCGTGCCGGGGCGCGAGGTCAGCTGGGCCACCGTCGTCGCCGGGGCCGTCCGGCGGGGCGAGACCGCGATCGGGCTGAAGTCGGCCGCGCTGGGCGAGGACGGCGCGGAGTTCGGCGTCGTGCTGAACCCGCCGAAGTCCGAGACCGTGGTGGTCGGGCCGGGCGACCGGGTGGTCGTGCTCGGGGAGGTCTGA
- a CDS encoding MFS transporter: MQLTRARAAVLAAFLSQGLVFISLTTRLPDFSDRWHLSEVELSGLLLMMVLLAGAGSLLAERLAGRRDSATVLRAGLLVSAVGLPVLSTAGEAWVFVAGLAVYGVGLGVVDAGTNMQAVAVEHAHGRPMLPSFHGAWTLGGVVGAAVTLATAGLPLGATAVLAVVPAVVALAPFLPRDPGPVTAPGLDPEAVAVPWRPILLVGLGMVVFYMVDTAAATWGPVYLDDTFDTPDGLVALATLPYLVASGITRLVGDRVVHRYGAPPVLRAGALVAAAALAVVVVAPTWPVAIVGFTVLGAGVAVIAPLSFSAAARIAGAGLDPAVRQARVDAVVARFNQLNYVGALLGSVLTGLVGSGSLRVGFAVPMVLVLAMVPLARAFAPAAAPAPRAAQPS, from the coding sequence ATGCAGCTCACCCGGGCCCGCGCGGCCGTGCTCGCCGCGTTCCTCTCCCAGGGCCTGGTCTTCATCAGCCTGACCACCCGGCTGCCGGACTTCTCCGACCGCTGGCACCTCTCGGAGGTCGAGCTCTCCGGCCTGTTGCTGATGATGGTCCTGCTCGCGGGAGCCGGGTCGTTGCTCGCCGAGCGGCTCGCGGGCCGCCGAGACAGCGCGACCGTGCTCCGCGCAGGGCTGCTGGTCTCCGCGGTCGGGCTGCCGGTGCTGAGCACGGCGGGCGAGGCGTGGGTCTTCGTCGCCGGCCTCGCGGTGTACGGCGTGGGGCTGGGCGTCGTCGACGCCGGCACCAACATGCAGGCGGTCGCCGTCGAGCACGCCCACGGCCGCCCGATGCTGCCGTCCTTCCACGGCGCCTGGACCCTGGGCGGGGTCGTCGGCGCCGCCGTCACCCTCGCCACCGCCGGCCTCCCGCTGGGCGCGACCGCCGTGCTGGCCGTGGTGCCGGCGGTCGTCGCGCTGGCGCCGTTCCTGCCCCGGGACCCCGGCCCGGTCACCGCCCCCGGCCTGGACCCCGAGGCGGTCGCCGTCCCGTGGCGGCCGATCCTGCTGGTCGGGCTCGGGATGGTCGTCTTCTACATGGTCGACACGGCCGCGGCGACCTGGGGACCGGTCTACCTCGACGACACCTTCGACACCCCCGACGGGCTGGTCGCGCTCGCGACGCTCCCCTACCTCGTCGCCAGCGGGATCACCCGGCTGGTCGGCGACCGCGTCGTGCACCGGTACGGCGCACCGCCGGTGCTGCGCGCCGGCGCCCTGGTCGCGGCCGCAGCGCTCGCCGTGGTCGTGGTCGCGCCGACGTGGCCGGTCGCGATCGTCGGGTTCACGGTGCTCGGCGCCGGGGTCGCGGTGATCGCCCCGTTGAGCTTCTCGGCCGCCGCACGGATCGCGGGCGCCGGGCTGGACCCCGCCGTGCGCCAGGCGCGGGTGGACGCGGTGGTGGCGCGGTTCAACCAGCTCAACTACGTCGGCGCGCTGCTCGGCTCCGTGCTCACCGGGCTCGTGGGCTCGGGCTCCCTGCGGGTCGGCTTCGCCGTCCCCATGGTCCTGGTGCTGGCGATGGTGCCGCTGGCGCGCGCGTTCGCGCCCGCCGCGGCACCGGCGCCCCGGGCGGCTCAGCCCTCCTGA